From a single Cyprinus carpio isolate SPL01 chromosome A3, ASM1834038v1, whole genome shotgun sequence genomic region:
- the LOC109103126 gene encoding LOW QUALITY PROTEIN: NACHT, LRR and PYD domains-containing protein 3-like (The sequence of the model RefSeq protein was modified relative to this genomic sequence to represent the inferred CDS: deleted 2 bases in 2 codons): MSLYEEREKDDVHYQNKRAASPVSSCVSMRSDRSMPEPPLKFSTGSMTFNPSDIENKSAASPESCCVSMRSDRSMPEPPLKFSTGSVTFNPRDDKTADLQQDSHQPDDQLQRVKDQHKTRMKNKYEILFEGLKLQENENKSLLNRIYTQLYIIEGEREGVNEEHEVLQMEKTARTQHSQDTPLYCNDIFKASAEAGCEEKEQIKTVLTKGIAGIGKTVSVQKFILDWAEGKANQDVDFMFVLPFRELNLIRDHQYSLHRLLLNFHPELQDLDSEIYEECKVVFIFDGLDETRITLMFSDAQKVCDVTETSSVAVLMSKLMKKDLLPSALIWITSRPAAANQIPSKYIHRLTEIQGFTEPQKEEYFRKRISDEHQASRIISHIRRARSLHIMCHIPIFCWISSTVLQKLLEEDLSAEIPQTLTEMYIHFLLIQINMRKQKYEERDPEKLLPSNREVIVKLAEVAFKQLMKGNVMFYEEDLIESRMDVTDASVYSGICTEIFKQESVIHQRKVYSFIHLSVQEFLAAFYWFHCCTCSTLTALEYFEPLYNLLKGAVDKALLSKTGHLDLFLRFLLGISLGSNQRLLQDLLTHTVDTTQTINTITLYIKDKIKHEDLSADSSINLFLCLLEVKDQTLYREIEEFVRSDKHSEKKLSAAHCSAIAYMLQMSEEVMDEFDLKKYNTTQEGRRRLIPAVNNSRRALLPDCNLMVESCKIVSSALQSSNSPLRELDMSNNDLQDSGVKLISDALKSHNCQLEILRLSGCMVTDEGCCYLASALSSKLSHLRELDLSYNHPEHSALQLYSFQNDPDYALKILNLDYGGLCRVKSGLQKYFCDLTLDPNTVNTELILSEENKKVTHVKNPQPYPDHPDRFEGIPQVLSKESLTGRCYWEAQWEVWARIAVSYKGTSRKEGTNSMFGLDDKSWSLFCNSNGYNIWHKNKTKNIPAPSSSSKKVGVYLDVSAGTLSFYSVSDTHTLTHLHTFNTTFTEPLYAGFMINLLNSSVSLCN; the protein is encoded by the exons ATGAGTCTctatgaggagagagagaaggatgaTGTTCACTATCAGAACAAAAGAGCAGCATCTCCAgtgtccagctgtgtgtctatgaggagTGACAGATCCATGCCAGAACCACCCCTTAAGTTTAGTACTGGATCAATGACCTTTAACCCCAG TGACATTGAGAACAAAAGTGCAGCATCTCCAGAGTCCTgctgtgtgtctatgaggagTGACAGATCCATGCCAGAACCACCCCTTAAGTTCAGTACTGGATCAGTGACCTTTAACCCCAG AGATGATAAGACTGCAGACCTGCAGCAGGATTCCCACCAACCAGATGATCAACTACAGAGAGTCAAAGACCAGCACAAAACCCgcatgaagaacaagtatgagaTATTATTTGAGGGACTGAAACTCCAGGAGAATGAGAATAAAAGCCTCCTGAACAGGATCTAtacacagctctacatcatagagggagagagagaaggagtgaatgaagaacatgaggttttacagatggagaaaacagccagaacacaacactcacaagacactccactctactgcaatgacatctttaaagcctcagctgaagcaggatgtgaggagaaagagcagatcaagactgttcttactaaaggcatcgctggaatcgga aaaaccgtctctgtgcagaagttcattctggactgggccgag ggaaaagccaatcaggatgtagatttcatgtttgtgcttccatttcgagagctgaacttgatccgagatcatcagtacagtcttcacagacttctgctgaactttcatcctgaacttcaagatttGGACTCAGAGATTTAcgaggagtgtaaagttgtgttcatctttgatggtctggatgaaaccagaatcacactgatgttttcagacgctcagaaagtttgtgatgtgactgagacttcatcagtggctgtgttgatgtcaaagcTCATGAAAAAAGacctgcttccctctgctctcatctggatcacctccagaccagcagcagccaatcagatcccctccaaatacatccaccgtctgacagaaattcagggattcactgagcctcagaaggaggaatatttcaggaagagaatcagtgatgagcatcaagccagcagaatcatctcacacatcagaagagcaagaagcctccacatcatgtgccacatccccatcttctgctggatctcatccactgtgcttcagaagctcctggaagaagatctgagtgcagaaatccctcaaactctgactgaaatgtacattcacttcctgctgattcagatcaacatgaggaagcagaagtatgaagagagagatccagagaaactcctgccgtccaacagagaagtgattgtgaaacttgctgaagttgctttcaaacagctgatgaagggcaatgtgatgttctatgaggaggacctgattgagagcaGAATGGATGTCACTgacgcctcagtgtattctgggatttgcactgagatctttaagcaggaatctgtgattcatcagaggaaagtctacagcttcattcatctgagcgtTCAAGAGTTTCTCGCTGCATTTTATTGGTTTCACTGCTGTACATGCAGTACTCTCACAGCGCTTGAATATTTTGAACCATTGTATAATTTGCTTAAAGGTGCAGTAGATAAAGCTCTTCTGAGTAAAACTGGACATCTCGATCTTTTCCTGCGGTTTCTGCTGGGCATCTCACTGgggtccaatcagagactcttacaagATCTACTGACACACACGGTGGACACCACACAAACCATCAACACAATCACACTGTacattaaagataaaattaaacaCGAAGATCTCTCAGCTGACAgctccatcaatctgttcctctgtctgctggaagtgaaagatcagactctgtACAGAGAGATTGAGGAGTTTGTGAGatcagacaaacactcagagaaGAAACTCTCTGCTGCTCACTGTTCAGCAATAgcctacatgcttcagatgtcagaggaggTGATGGATGAGTTTGATCTGAAGAAATACAACACAACACAGGAGGGTAGAAGAAGACTCATACCAGCTGTCAACAACAGTAGACGAGCTCT ACTTCCTGATTGTAATCTCATGGTTGAGTCCTGCAAAATTGTGTCTTCAGCTCTTCAATCCTCAAATTCTCCTCTGAGAGAGCTTGATATGAGTAACAAtgatctgcaggattcaggagtgaagctgatcTCGGATGCTCTCAAGAGTCACAACTGTCAACTAGAGATACTGAG GTTATCAGGTTGTATGGTGACAGATGAAGGATGTTGTTAtttggcttcagctctgagttcaaagctgtcacacctgagagagctggacctaaGCTACAATCACCCAGAACACTCAGCACTTCAGCTGTACTCTTTTCAAAATGATCCAGACTATGCACTGAAGATACTTAA tTTAGACTATGGAGGACTTTGCAGGGTCAAATCGGGACTGCAGAAAT atttctgtgatctcacactggatccaaacacagtaAACACTGAACTCATACTGTCTGAAGAGAACAAAAAGGTCACACATGTGAAAAATCctcagccgtatcctgatcatccagacagatttgaagGTATTCCTCAGGTTTTGAGTAAagagagtctgactggacgctgttactgggaggctcAGTGGGAAGTGTGGGCCCGTATAGCAGTGAGCTACAAAGGAACCAGCAGGAAAGAAGGCACTAATAGTATGTTTGGGCTTGATGACAAATCCTGGAGTCTTTTCTGCAATTCCAATGGATATAACATTTGGCACAAGAATAAAACCAAGAACATACCTGCTCCTTCATCTTCATCTAAAAAAGTAGGAGTTTATCTGGACGTGTCGGCCggcactctgtccttctacagtgtgtctgacacacacacactcacacacttacacacattcaacaccacattcactgaacccctctatgCTGGATTTATGATTAATTTACTCAACTCCTCAGTGTCTCTGTGCAATTAA